A segment of the Lolium perenne isolate Kyuss_39 chromosome 3, Kyuss_2.0, whole genome shotgun sequence genome:
CGGCACTGCAGCAGACATAGTAGTGGGCATatattgcgaaagccaggactcgaactcaagacctgataccatgtcaagcttcatgcactagccagcgcaaccaaaagttcgaactgatggaaagggctaggcaattcaCTTACATATCAACAACATACATGGATAAGTGTGGAGGTGTACATATTACTAGTTTGTTTTTGGCAAATTGGAACATGCTCCAGCAGAGTCCGGTTGTTTCACATCTCTGTAGCTATTTTTGTTGAAGGGCTTATCCATCATGCGTTGAGATGGTTGGTtgcctgaaatgttactaagaccACTTCACTTATGCACCATCTGGCAAATATTGTGCTCTTCACCAGGCCTGAAATACTACCTCATCTTTGAACTCATGTTGTAACAATTACTGCTTTAAGAATGCACCTTGTCTCGTTTCTCACCAAGCACCGTTGTTACTAGGTGGTCAGCCTTTGTCGATGACGGGAAGATCAAGGCTTTCAATGTCGAGACGGCACCTTCCGAATTCAAGGTTTCTGGTGCCGAGGTGATCTTGGACCAAATCTAATCCAATCAGTGAAACCTGTTTCTGTTTGTCTTTTGCTCATGCAGCAGCATACATGATACACTATTTGGCGTGCCGAATAAATGAGAACTCGAACACCTGTGTAAGATTGCTATCTGTTGTGCTACTTAcaggatggtcattatgctgttgCAAATCTTTGGTAGTGATGGTTTCTTGTCACATATCTGATTTTTGATGTTTGATGATGATAGACCATTGGTTGGAGCTGTTGTTCATGTGCTGGAATCCTCACAGGAGGGGTGCTATTTTGTCCTCTCGCTGCCACCTTGGTTGAAGCGGCCAAACAGGACTTGGACCATAACATAATAGGAAAAAAACAGTGTGTAGGTGGTTGGTGTTGGTGATTATGGCCTTGGTTTTCAATTGGAGCCGGTCCATGTTTTGAGATTGACTGGAAATTTTCGGCATGTTATGCGTTTTATTTTCTGGAAAAGACATCTGGTTAAAAAATCCGTCTGGCAACAAGATGTCATTGAACTTGAACGTTCTGAATGAGAAGGAGCAATTGGCTCGAAAAAAACTGGAAACATATCAGCTCTGACGAAGCCAATTGCAAGCAAGTCAAGCAATCCTAAATTGGTTGAACCTAGTATACTAACTTTGGTAGGTAAGATCTCGCCATTGCAGTTCCAAGTTTCCAACCTGCCAGTGACTCCCTcacctgttgcttgcagtgactcCAAATGCCTGGTCCAGAAGTTGATTAGGAAGGAAAGCCTCCAAGTTCCCTATCGTCAGTGCTGATTAATATTGCTCTACCAACCGACGTCATCAGCAGCTGATGACTAGCACTAACACTATACTACACTAGTGTCCTATAAAAACGTGCTTGGATTCACATCCGTTCCGACAAAGCTCACTCCCACAAGATTTCAAACTGCTTCGCGGAAATGGCCAAGAAAAGCATCCAATACGTCGTGGTCAGTGCTCCTTGGCTGCTCGCTTGCTTGCTGCCTCCATGTCGCTCTCTTACTGGCTCCAATGGGAAGCGACGTTGACGTCGGCGCCGCCGTGTTTCCTCCTCGCAGGTGGACGCCTTCACGGCCGAGCCGTTCAAGGGCAACCCCGCCGCGGTGTGCCTCCTCGAGGATGATGCCTCGGCGCCCACGGGGGACGCGCGCTGGATGCAGTCCGTCGCCGTCGAGTTCAACCTCTCCCAGACCGCCTTCCTCTCCCGCGACTCTTCCTGCCCGGCCGACGCCGCCACCCCGCGGTTCCACCTCCGCTGGTTCACCTCCGTCACCGAGGTACTCACCTCCGCTGGTTCCACTTCTCTGATTCGCACCGTTTCTTGCAACTATGCTCCATCCGCGCTGTCGTTTCAATTTCAGGTTGCGCTCTGCGGGCACGCCACGCTGGCGTCCGCGCACTTCCTCTTCACCTCCGTCCTCGCGGAGCACCACGGCGTGGTCGAGTTCGCGACCAAGTCCGGAATCCTGACTGCCAAGAAGGTGCCCGCACCGGAGACGGAGGAGCAGGGGAAGCTCTTCATTGAGCTCGACTTCCCCTCCAGTGACTTTGTGGGCTGCGGTTCGGCCGACGAGCTGCCGTCGATCCCGGACACGCTCAACGGCGCCTCCGTCGTCAGTGTTCACAAATCGGTGGCCACCACCGACTTCATTGTACGTGCTGCTTCACACCTTATCTCcttgcttttcttttcttttgccttCATAACAACATTTTAGCAAATCGTTTCCTGCCTTAAATTAAATAAATCATCTTGCTACACTGCTACTACTATAACCATTCTCCTAGGCCGAACAACTCTTCTCTTTGATGACTGAAGAACTATTGCTCACTCGAGCCTAACAAATTGTTCAATGTAATCTGGCTATATGTCAGCGTGATATAAATTGTTCAATGTAACTAAAGACGGAGAAGTTGAGTGACAAGAGGGAAACAACGATtgccaagtttttttttttgtgtagAATATAGTTGAAGCTGAACATGTTCACTTGCCACTGTGACTGATCACAAGAATTTCTCATGGCTTTCAGGTGGAACTTTCATCTGGAAAAGAGGTTGCCGATGTCCTTCCTAACAtcgaagaaatcaaaaaatgtggCGGCAGAGGTGTGATTATTACAGGACCGGCACCTGCTGGATCTGGTTATGACTTCTTCACGCGTTTCTTCTGCCCCAAGTGGGGGATAGATGAGGTGATGACATAATCCTTCTCCTAAGTTGAAAACATGTAAATAGTGACTCGTTTGATTTTCAATTTCTTACATAAACCATAACCtcttttttgctatttttgcagGATCCTGTCTGTGGCAGTGCACATTGTGTTTTGGCACCCTACTGGGCTAAAAAGTTGGGCAAACAAAAACTGGTAGCGTTTCAGGTAAATATATTTCCTTACGAATGAACTATGATTCAGTAGCTCTTTTATGTTGGAAGACTTGATGCTAGAATTCCCTCAATCTACCAAACTGTGTGGTTGATTATCTTTTATAATGTTGGTCGATCACCAGGTATCTCCAAGGAGTGGAGTGCTATACCTGGAGCTGGATGCTGCGAATCACAGAGTGCGACTTCAGGGAGAGGCCGTTACTGTCATGGCTGGGACACTCTTCGCGTAGCCATCCACTCCAGGCACAACAGTTCATGGACTCTTGATGTGAACTACAttgaaataaaaatataattgCTGCATATATATGCTAGTTTAACTCTAAATCGATCAGTTTTACGGGAATAAAAACACTTGCTGAGCAGAGTGCTGGCCACTTGAGATTGAGCTTTTCTGGATTAACTGAACAATGTCAGGCAAAATAAACCTGGAGACGTAACTGAAGCAAGCGTGGATTTAACTGAAACATCATAGCATTAGAATGATCAACCTGTGAGTTTCTTTACGTGTAAAATATATTAGTCATCAGGCTGTGACAGACGAGACTGCTGAATAAACCTGACGGGCGGCAAACGAAACACATGAAGAACATTCAAAAACCAATTTACGTTGTCAGTTGAAGGGAGAACGCAAATGTTTTCTCGATGTAAAAAGAAGATGCaaaaagaataagaagaagaGAGAACACATATCTGGTAGGGTATGCTTTGGTAGCAATCTAAACAAACCCCTAGTCCTTGGCAAGGAGCTGGTCCCCTAGAATTACGTAGTGACACCTAGGTTCATGAGTACCTGATAAATTGCCAGCCCTAAAATCCGTACTCAAcgattccaaaaaaaaaatctgaacaaTTTCTTTTGCATGTAGAGGATGCATGTATGTATGTGGGTGATTTCTTTCATACTCAAATTATTAAATATGTAGCTTAGGTAAAAATGACAAGTTTCAAATAAATAATATGAAGGAAACTCCCTCCTCCCGAAAGTTCTATAACTTAGTGATCAGATAACTATATAACTTAGTATTGGAGTAAGTTTAATTAGATTCAGGAGTATCCATGTTTAAAAAATTCGCTCTACCGGTCCCCTGCGATCTTTGTTGTGTGGTGCCCATACACGCGGCAAGGATGTTGTGTTTCGTGCTACAAAAAATAGATGTTGTGTTTCGTCAGTTTAACACTGCTGTTCCGTTAGCTGTAGGCCAAAGTTTAGTTTCGACATGTTTTACTCTCGGACTAGTTCAGTTAGGAAATAATACCAAGTCAGCGTGTGGTCTGTCCACGCCATGGTCTTTGTTGTTCCGTTCGTCATGTAGTGTGAGGTCGTTGGCTCTGATCTCGTCGTGGGAAGGCACGAACAAACGAATCGTTGCGGCTTAGTAGGGATGTTGAGGGGAATTAGAGCATCTCTACCGGTGACTCTTAAATAGACACCGGCGGGGGGTGCTGGTATAGCCATATGAGGATGCTGGTCTTGCATCTTCTATTTGGGGATGGTGTTTTCACGCTGGCGCCCCAAATCAGCGATCCCGATAGATTTTTTTTAGATAAACTAAATATTTTCTTGTAGTTTCTATTTTTTAATAGTTTTATTTTGATCCTGAAATCTACTTCATCTCTAGCCTACTACCTACTGACCACCCGACTCTATGGAGGTGGATGATCGTCCGCTACTGGGCCGCCTGCTCTCTTCGCTACTCCTCCGTCGTCGATCCCCCGCTGCTCTCTCCGTCACGAACATCATGTAGGCAGCTCTATCTGTTGCCGCCGTCTTGACGCAGTTGCTGCTCCAGCTCTTCCCGCCATCGACGGTGCTCCATATCCTGCCTTCGAAGCCGCAACTGCATCTCCGCCAAGTGCCGCCGCTCGTAGACATCATCCTGACGCTGCTGCTCCTTTCGCATCTCCCGCTGCAGTGCAAGCTGCTTCCATCCCTGCTGCCGGCGCACCTCGCACCGGTGCTGCCACTCCGCCTCTCGGTGATGCCGCCCTACCTCCAACAGCTGCCGCTCGTCCGCGGCAAATGCATCTATGGTCgctgctagcgccgcctcctctcaTGCCTCGTACTCTGCAAGCTGCGGGTCCTCCTCCGCAACTTCTACGGCCGCCTCTATAGGATTGAGATCCATGTCTAACTAAAGGTGAATACTATCTATCGGGGTCCGATGGGAAGCCAAACATCGGAACTCTCCGGCACCGTCGATCGCGTCTTGAATCGAACGGGCTTGGCCTTGCATCAGGGTTTTTTTTTTTCAATCGACGCCACCATTAATAGAGCGATACGTCCGGATACTCCTCCCCTAATCAACGCACTGATCTAATCCCATCCCCTCACTGATTTGCTTCCTCCGCACTCCCGGATAAACCGTGCCGCTCGCATCCGTTCGCCGTCTCCCTCCCCTCCGCAGCTCGCACGGCTCGTAGTGGATCTTCCATGGCGCCACATCCTTCACTTGATCCTCTCGTGCGCCTGCAGGCATGAAGCTCCCACGCGATGAGGCGTTAAAGAGGCAGAACTGAGGGGCAGCCGGAGGAAGTAGGTGTCTACTGAAATCTGGAGGCTGCTTCCATCAAACGAGTGGCTCATTGGCAGACTCCACTGCTTACGGGAGCCCACTAGATCCATGAAAAAGATTCAGCAAGGTGATGCTCCAAATTTGTATTTtttatttctgaaattttatgtgcATCAAATACACCTAGTCCCGTATATACATGTTTGTTTAATCAATTTTAGAAGCCAATTCATGTAACCTAGATGTGGTCATATCTTGCATCTGCTAGGTTTTAGGGCTGTGTTTATTAATATTAGTGATGTTCATGTTTTGGAAGCTAATTTTTTTGCTTGGATGCACTGCTCATGTTGTGCtcgatttcaatttcaatttatgCTTCGAGTTTACCATGTTTCTCGTTAAATATACACTGATGCTGATAAATTGGCGTATGTCAAGCTTTTCAAATATGTTTGCTTCTACATAGATTGTAAGAAGCTCGTATAAACAAAGTTGATGCTTCTGTTTTTAATCCGTGCATATTAATATGAATATGTTCTTCTGAAGCATTATACTTCCCTGACCATTTTGGCCGCACAATCACAAAAATAGCGACAAACATTGCTATGatttaattttcatatttttctgCCTACAAGGTCATCGTTATGCTTCATTACCTTCAAGTTGATGCTTCTTTCTAACCGACCTAGCTTGGAGCTGCTCTGACCTTACTGCGGCAGCCAATTTGATCTTTCTGTGGGGGCAATGATCTGATCATACAGTGTGGCTGGCCGGCACCAATGTCCACTTGAATTGATTGATAGGGGTGCGCAACATCTGCACCTACTAGCGTGCAAAGGAATTATTGCTATATTTGTACATGATTTCTTGGGTGTTGGATCACTGCTATGATGCTGGTTTTTATTGAAATTATTAGGTGGATGATATCAACATTATTAGGACTACACTCTACCTCCAGACCATAGCCAAGTTGTCAATGAATTTTACCCTGACAGTCGGTGGCAGGAGGACCAACAACGGAAGCAAGGGAGCCTTTGGGGTTAAGGCTTTCTCGACAATTGTCACCACACACCAAAGGAAATGAATCGAGTATTTGTAACACATTGTTGGTTAACATACAATGCATGTAGAAAATATATCTTATTTAAGAATGAAGCTAATCAGTAACATGTATGAAATATGTGATATGAAAATGAGAAGCTATGTATTTTGATGACTTGAAGGAAGCAAATGTGTATGGTGTCCAAAATATATCAACTGATCATGGAAGCAATAGTCTATACAAAACTTTGTTTGATATGTTTCAAAAAATTATTTTTATTTAGAAGCAAAATTCAGTTGTAATGGAAGCCAAATTCCTAGTTTACTTAGAAACAAATGGTTATTATTATCCTTGATGGAAACAATTATTTATGTTAGTGGAAGCACTTTGTCTTGCCGATAGATaagtattttcatttggaatattTTCTTTAATTCAGTATAAACAATTATTCATTTTGTTGAACCTTTTCTCTAGTTGAAAGAAATATATATCTATTTTGCTGGAAGCATTTATCTAGTCGACAAAAACAATATTTTTGATGCAATTCAAATAGATTATTCCATTGAATCAAAATTCCTTAACGACATAAGCAAAATATCTGGTTGACATGAACATAAATTTTCCTACAAATACATAATTTCCAATTAGAAATAAATTTGTTAAATATGAATGCAAATTTAATTACAACTAAAGCATATTTGTATACCATAGAAAATGAAATGAAAATTTGGTTGCAAAATAATTTACCACAGTAACTCCAGACATGTTTCACAACCATCCAACTAACTCCCGAACTTATGGGGATTGGGTGTGATCCTTGCAAGTACTAAGACtaatcatagtggggagtaacataaaGTAGTAAgatgcacatgttactactcgatgttactaccttcatagtgcaaAGTAACATTTGTGTGGTGTCATGTAACTAGTATTTATTATATTGTAGACTCATATTGCCTTGAAAAGTGTGATGTTAtgataacatagctagttaccacctcaatctctttcatcatttattatcatgccatgtcaccaaaatatcttgagatgtgtgatgttactacctataTTACTCCCAATATGAGCAGTCTAATAGGAAGCAAATCAAGGAAGCTAGCCTACAACAGAGCACATTCACATGCATCAATCAGACGCTCCACGGAAATTCCATCGTGCGGCGCCGGACTAGTCCGATAAAACGCTAGGACCGGTGTCCGATTCCTAGCGGTGCCCCTAACTAAACCCTATGGAAAGAGTAACTCACTTTGATTGCAGTAAATGGTTTTTTCACGATGTCTAACCTAATGTCATTTTTAATAAAATTTGCATACAAGATTCTTAAGGATTGTTTTAAAAAAACCCACAAGAACTCAATTCTAAACAATTCTTATAAAAAATCAAAGGAGGTTTAGATTAATTAGCATGGAATTCAACAACATGCCTTGACTTTATCTTGTAGTAGAATATC
Coding sequences within it:
- the LOC127342347 gene encoding uncharacterized protein translates to MAKKSIQYVVVDAFTAEPFKGNPAAVCLLEDDASAPTGDARWMQSVAVEFNLSQTAFLSRDSSCPADAATPRFHLRWFTSVTEVALCGHATLASAHFLFTSVLAEHHGVVEFATKSGILTAKKVPAPETEEQGKLFIELDFPSSDFVGCGSADELPSIPDTLNGASVVSVHKSVATTDFIVELSSGKEVADVLPNIEEIKKCGGRGVIITGPAPAGSGYDFFTRFFCPKWGIDEDPVCGSAHCVLAPYWAKKLGKQKLVAFQVSPRSGVLYLELDAANHRVRLQGEAVTVMAGTLFA